The Ciconia boyciana chromosome 4, ASM3463844v1, whole genome shotgun sequence DNA window caacccacgagttttctcacttttactcttctgattctctcccccatcccaccggggaggagtgagtgagcggctgtgtggtgcttggttgctggctggggttaaaccacgacacatgtACTGGGTGACTTACTCCTGATGTTTGATAGACAAACTTTGTATCTTTTAAGTGCGTTATATACATTAAGTAATGGcagcacagagaagaggaagTGTCAAAACTGGCTTGATGTATCTATCCAATATGTTTGACTTTTACAGAGTTGGTATCACTGAGTCTGTTGCCATCATTCCATTCTGCCATCTGCTTATTGCAATTACAAGCATTTTATGAAGGAGGCAGATTTTTGTGGTTCTTAACAAATGGTACTACCTGCAGGCTTGgcatctagaaaaaaaaaatctcttcttaaaaaaaaccaaaataaaatcagtagtTGGATGGACAGAAATGTAATGCTcatcctggggaaaaaaaaaaaaaggcctccTCTTAAATCAGTTCATATTCTCATTGAGAAGATAAGTAACTATGGAAATACCAATTTATGGAGAACCAGTTATTTTGCTGAGTGCAACTTGTTGTGGTTTCAAAATAATGCAGACTTTTCACAAAGCATAAGAATGTCAAGGGAAACCccctcttcatctttctttgtcCTCTTTAAATattgagtaatttttttttttttgtcacttaGACTTCTTTCCCCAGAAAGACAGTAAGTAAtacatttaacagaaaaaataacaaatgatcagaaaaaaacccaagcagaaGATGTCATGGGGTGCAGTAAGAGCACATGGTGAGAAGTCGTTCCAACAACAAACCATTTACAGCGTGTGTATTAGCATGGTGTGGTGTTAGATGTTAGTGTGTCATAcacatctgtttttcatttgtccCATGCTAATCTTTGAGTGATATCTGACACCTTCATGAAAAATTCAATAATTGGAAAGCCTTTATATTCACAAAATGTGAAGGTTTTGATGTTTTTACCCTCGAAGAACTATCCCAAGCACATTAATGTATTCTTTGAGGTAATACAATGATATAGTGTAGTTAACCTAATATTCattattccttttctctgtgttttggagAGTTTTCTCAATATTTATCTGGATTGCATCAGATTAATTTATATGCAAAACCTGCTTTATAATATAAAGAGGATCGATAAAATCTTGTAAAATCTTAAAGAAGTGAATTGTATTCTGGAAGCACTTCTGGTGTGTATTGGTCAAGTGAATCCTCTTGGTAActgttattttcagttattttctgtactttttaaatatgtgaagcagcagcaaagaaaagaatacGCCATCTTGTTACTCGTCTCCTTGTTTTGATTCTATAGTAAATCTTTATAAATTGTCTTGAATGGCATCACTCCATTGTCATTCTCTTTGAGAAGCAAGAAGACAAGGCAGCTGTGATCTAAATAAATActctttttaaatagaagtaCTGTTTTTGTCAGTATTGATGCTGAGAATTACTGATGAGCTTACACCATTACACAGCAATGAACTTAATAGTAAGCATCTAATGCCTTATAACTGCAGAAATGGCCTAAAGATGCAGtctaaaagttttaaatatgtattttaaggtAATGGTATCTACATTCACAGATACTGTGAATCTCTcggattattttcttttatagaaCTCTTCTAAATAGTGtttctctatcttttttttttaccagataAGGAGAGAAAGCATGTTGAAGCCATAAGGCAGCTTGTAATTCACATTAAAAGTATTGGGAAAGAACAGCTGAATGCATCCATGCTGAGTTTTGGACCTCTGCCTGTGGAGCTGGCCAGTCATTCCTCTCACCACCTAGCAGTGCTGTTCCCTTGAGCTTCTGATGTTTATGGCACCAGCTTCTGATGCTACTGTTGCTTTTGAGTGTCTGTCAGATTTCTTGTTTTTAGGGCTGCTCTTCACACTGGAGCACAGAAATGGAAGTTTTGCAGTTTCAGGCTGAAGTACTAGGCTGGAGCTTGCTGACTTGAAGGCTTTTCTGCTCTGATTTTCCTTCGTACTGTTTTTGGCCTATGAGGAGTAATTGTTCGGCAGTGAActcctgcctctttccctcCTGCTTGTAGTTATTCTTCAGAGTTGATTGCTTTTTGTTACCAGGGCACACACCCATGTTTcaaacagaagcaaattaattttaaaagctgtgttctGAGAAGAGCCTTTGTGTTGCTTTCAAGTCCTCAAGGCTTTTTTAACTCAAAAACTGCATGAAGacatctctccctccctcttttttttttgttgctgctctttATATGTGACTAGATAATATGATTCATATCTAACCATGCTGTATGACTattttattaatactttttCTAGCAGTTATTCGTACTTTTTTAGCaatatttcagctttctaaCAGAATAGGTTGAGTCTTTCTAGAAGATTACTGGAAAGATTTCTGAACTGCAGGGTGAAAATTGGGAACTAAAATAACAGGAACAGTTAAATATTTAGGTTTCTTGACTAAAAGCACAGGGTAGACGAaagttttaatacaaaatttttcTGTGCTATGCCTCCAGTAACCATGGTTCCTGATGGTGCAGGAACTATAATTTCTACTTCGGGAATTGTCATGAATATCTTTAACTCAGTGGCTGAAGCCTCACCATATTTATTGTCTCACTGCTAGATATAGTGCTAAAGTAGGAAACAACAACTGCTTCTGCTATTCTGAAAGTTTTAAGTGACtccataaatatatttcaaagtcAATTAAATGTACTGGGCAACATTCTTGAGTTTTATGTGgatggtttttttcagtgaaaaattttggtttgcttcagtattttaattctttatttagCTTTTGCTGTGTTACCTATATTGTTAAATTCAAAATGCTTACAAGCTGACTGGATGAAGTGTGTCTGCGTATCTCTAGAAGCAATGTTACACAGAATGGGTAATGAAGAATCCCAAGTAGACCATGATTATGAGAACTGAAAAAGGACATTTAAGACTAAAAGAACATTAGTAATAGTCTCTCCATAATAGAACTTTGTCAATGGCAGATAAAATCTTCAGCAAAACTATGGGGATTTTGTTTCCTCCTACTTTATTAGCATAGTATGGGAGCAGCAGGTTGATTTGAGACTAAGCAGCGAAGCAGAGGTGGGAATGTTACTTAAACTGCTCCTTTGCAGAAACAAAGTAGGCTTAAATTTTTCATGAGGctagattattttctttggcaagTGACATTTGCACACAGCTTACCCTCTTAATTTTAAGACTAGTGAATAGAGATTGATCTTGATGGGATTTTTGGGGGTGTCTAACTGCAgacatttgaataaaatattgaaagggagggaacatttttccttcccttgcttGTTGCATCTTTGCTAGTCATCCTGTGACCCTCTAAGCTTCAGAATGGCAGCAAGTAGCAGCTTTAAAAGTTTGCAAACTGATAATAGCATGTTTTAAGTCAGTCTCATTTGTGAAACATTGTTgaactttaaaatgtgttttacgGTCACCTATAATTCAGAATTGTGTTTCTGCTTGACACTTGCATACcaactttcctttcttctttgacTCTCATTGCCTTCAAACATTACAAAGCTATGCTGAATTTTTTGTGAACTATATTGGCTAGAGAGTCACTAGCTACTGTTTAGAGcaaaggtgaggctgacagtCAAGGAAGCATGGATTTGGAAACAGATATGACCTTTCTGTTTTGTGAAGTAGCTGTGTCATCAAGGTGGTGTAGGTGatgctgaaaacaaagaaatgaaacgAATTAAGCGTTCTCTGTGTTCTGGCATCCACTGACATATACTTCCTGTGATATTGACCTTATCTTTCCATGTTAGAGATGGTAATGGCTTGTGGCAGACAGCTGTATCTGTAAAGGCACCAAACTGTATATTTGGAATAGTTGTGAGGCAAGAAAGGTCAGGGCAAAATAGCctgtttccaaaagaaacagaaaaacaaataagtaCCGTAGAATTCAGAAAAATGGTTATTCTTAAGATGCTTATAAGAATCTTATGCTATATTCATTAAATGCTAGTATACTCTTTCCCTTGTTAGAAATACATTAGAATAAAATAGTGTGACTTTGTTTGATTGTGAATaaggtttttttggtgatgACTTATAAAGACGGCCATTAAACATCCAGGATGCCATACTTTGAATCTAAAACAAGCTCTTTTCACATCTGGAAGAGGGAAGCATTGCAGTACCCTAGTAGATCAGATGTGGTCCACGGTCATGCCTGACTGAGGTAGTAGCTGttagacacatttttttaaaagctttttttactgATATTATTGTTGatagaaaaaatacacagctgAATATGGGAGAAGTTGCTATGGATGTGCTAATGGATGGAGGTGGCCTCACAGGTGAGGGGCTATAAGGAATCAAATGGactaaaaagatgaaaaaatggtCTGGAAagatgcttcctttttgtgtacAATACTACTCaagaatgtttttaatgtttaagaGTATCAGGAGTATATTTATgatatcttttatttaaaaaaacacccaagaTAATTTTGAAAGGCAGATGTCAGTGATAGTTTTGTTATGCAACATCCTGCAGAACATAAGACAAGGCTGAATAGATGTCTGGGTTATGGGTCTGGGTGACTTCTGGGTGATACCAAATATCATTTCTGCGATCCTCTCTCAGCTCCTTGTGTTGCATAAAGGCTCTATTTCTGACcaagttctgttttatttttaggaggATAGTATTGTGTTTAAAATGGAAGTTGACATAAATGGAGAGTCCAGAACTACCCTATCCACCCTCCCTGTGCCTCTTGCAGAGGTGAATCCTGCAGGCAGGGTGGAAGCAGAGAAGCCCCGCTGTTCCAGTACCCCCTGCTCACCAATGCGACGGACGGTTGCGGGATATCAGATCCTTCACATGGATTCTAACTACCTGGTTGGCTTCACGACTGGAGAGGAGCTGCTAAAATTAGCCCAGAAGTGTACAGGAAGTGAAGAGAATAAAGGAGAATCTGGGCCGAACTTGTGCTCCAAACAGCTTGATTCAGGACTTGCACGTTCCTCCCGTTTGTACAAAACTAGAAGTAGGTACTATCAGCCATATGAGATCCCAGCAGTaaatggaaggaggaggagacggATGCCCAGCTCAGGGGATAAATGCACTAAGACTTTACCGTATGAACCTTACAAGGCACTTCATGGTCCCCTGCCtctttgccttttaaaaggTAAAAGGGCTCATTCAAAATCCCTGGACTACCTCAATTTAGACAAAATGAGCATTAGGGAACCTGCTGACACAGAAGTGCTGCAATACCAGCTCCAACACCTTACCCTTAGAGGGGACCGTATGTTTGCAAGAAATAACACATGAGCTATCATCTCAAATTTAGTACcaatttctgattatttctcTGTTGCTGCAAAAAATCCACTGTTGTACTGTGTACAGGACTGTCCACGCTGTAGGTGGTTGTATCAGCTAAATGTTATCAGGACATAATTTATTTGAACAGAATCTTGGCAATGCAATGTTGCAAATAATTGGAGGGAGAAATCTTTCCTGAGCAAGCAGCTTCTGACACAAATTTGACTGCACCTGATGGATATTTCTTTGGACAcgttttaacaaaaaaaaaaagcttttgatttttcattttgggattttttttgtacagtTAGATCTAGTATTTACAGTAacttaacactgaaaaatttgTGATGTCTGCTTGGTTGTTGCTAATTTTGGCTTGATGTTAGAAACTGCTCTTGGATAAGTACTCAAGTTTAGGAGGTTTTTGGTTTTACTCTTTGTTCCTGTATTCTACAGTAAAAtgtatgtaactttttttttacatcatggagaggaaagggagcTTGGCTAAATTGGATCACTTGCTATTTAAACAATCCTGTTGAAACATTTGCAAACTGCTTGCACTGGTGATGAGGGTGAGATTCACTCATAAAACAAACCTTTGCTACTTGAATcctattaaagtattttttaatttctgcatggAAGTAATTGCTTTGCCTCCTCTGTTCTATGAACTTGTTCAGGATAAGTATTTGGGTTATTAAAAACAGATCTTTCTGAgagtgaagatttttttttgttagtgggatttattttttatattgtcTTGACACACAAACAAGGATTCACTTCGGATTCCAGTACATACACTGGAATGTCTGCATTGGTATGTCAATaatgtttttgatttttaattcattatttctgtatcaTGTATAGTAGCGGAAGTGTCAAATTACTTCAGCATTGCTTTGGGAATTCTGTTGATTTGAAGCACTGAACACTTGAGATCTGGAAGGCCAATTTTTTTTGATGGAGTgcaagtgaaatatttctgtatcagCATTGAAGAGATGATCCTGGATTATTCAACAGTGTATATTGTTTACACTGGCTTACTTTTGTtacttaagaatttttttatccAAACATGACATCAAGTGCAGTTTTGGCAGCTGTAT harbors:
- the MACIR gene encoding macrophage immunometabolism regulator translates to MEVDINGESRTTLSTLPVPLAEVNPAGRVEAEKPRCSSTPCSPMRRTVAGYQILHMDSNYLVGFTTGEELLKLAQKCTGSEENKGESGPNLCSKQLDSGLARSSRLYKTRSRYYQPYEIPAVNGRRRRRMPSSGDKCTKTLPYEPYKALHGPLPLCLLKGKRAHSKSLDYLNLDKMSIREPADTEVLQYQLQHLTLRGDRMFARNNT